The genomic interval CTATGACCCAAATGCGGATTCTTGGTCTTTTGTCGCGTCCATGTGCGCGCACGAAGGTGGCGTGGGGGTTGGAGTAATCCCTATCTGTTAACAGTCAATAATTTCTATGCCTTGTTTTTCTGTACCACTCCTGTGGTCAATATTGCAATTTTTAGtcctaagaaaaaaaatcagctagCTGTCGAAGATGGctaactattttattttcatactcAAATCCTAGACCATCTAGCCGTTATTCAACCCAGCAAaaattcctattttttttaatcttcaaATAATATAGATAATTACGGGTCTGATACCACCCAATGCATTGTCTTACAAGGCAATCGGTGGTCACAATATTTGACGAGacagttttaatttttatagttTAAGTTCAACGAAAGACTTACTTGCACCATGCATATTGCCTCACCTATTAGTTAACGATTATCTGGTGccaatgaattttgaataaattaatttcgtataatttgactCCTGCGTTGAATTGAATTAGGTAAGAAATATTTATGGTAAGATTTTTAAtatctgaataataataattgagaatTAATATATGTTATAATTTACCTGAGTTAATCAAATGGGCAATGGACTGATGACTCAACGTGTATGAGAAAATTGTGGGCCGTCCTAACATTACGAATACCTTATACTTTTTGTACCCATAATGTTATTTGCTAGTACCTTGTTTTTGTACCTATTCTAGAATGTCTCAATTTTATTGTTTATCAAATCGTAAATCATTATTATGTGATTATTACTGATAAATACTGTTGATctcatttaataatttttcatcagttttttaattatttacgatctttctgaacatcagagtttactaaataaaattttctatatgCAACTCAGTTTATTCGGTTGGTTGTAACGTCAGTGACTAAGCCATTGAACCTTGTAcaatttcctattttttaggatttttttcatttcccaccAAATTGTTGCAATTGTTCTCATGAATAGAATGATAGCAGAGGCGCATCATAATATTTTGATCTTCTATCGCTGCAGCAAGTCTGTTTATTGCGCTAGTTTGAGCTCTGAGTAACTCACACTGATTTTGAGACGCTTCTTTGAAAGCTTGCGTGGCTGAGACCAGGTCATTCAAAGCATCCCCACTAAGCACAGGCCTCTGTGCATTAtgcgaatttttattaccaatAGTAAGAAGACTACTATCTTGCTTTTCTATAAATTAGAATGGGAAATTTTCTAAGAATGTAATATAGTTCATGGCTCATATCAAGGATATACTAATAATTACCCTTCATTAAAAAGTCCGAGTCTCCATCGGTCTGAAATAcagttatttcttttttaaatagcAAATCACTATATGAAGACTGATACAGCATCACCTACTCAATTTAATGAAACTTACCAGAATGTCCATGCATGTAGCAGTCATGTGTTCACGATCTGAGAGCATACTAGAATTGATGGAGTCATCTTCACTTCGCAGATATTCAGTCGagtttctttcagttttcaaCGATATCGTAGATTCTGGTGTTCCCTCATCAACGCTGTTTTCCGGGATTGATATGGGTGAAATTTGTATCCCCACTGATGGAATAGACGACCTGTGCGTGTAACTTCTACTTTGCTGCGATGTTTCTGTTAATGAAGTGTCATCTTTATACCGTGGATGGTGACTGGAATCATCCATGCTGGCATTTTTGGTGCTGTTTTTTGGATCTGATAACTTGATGAGATCACTGGCGACAGAACTGTTTATTGGAGATGACATTGCCGTACAATAAATTTATAGTAACTTTCAAACCTACTAATTCATTTACAATGTATCATTGGTATAATGCAGTTCATTTCAGAATATTGAATTtggtttcatcgatttttaataatatcaataacgaGAATTGGATCTCAAAAATTTGTCGTGATCTTCAACTTTCATTAGAGAATCAATTATGGCTACTATAAATTCCCGTTTCATGGTATGGTAAAATTAGGTATTGAACGCATCTCAGTGAGGCAATTTTGAATCTTGGTAACAAATGTAGTGAGATTGTTTAGCAACCTTCAACTCACTTCAAATAGAACTCTGGTTACAGAGATTCGAAATTGCCCTGCATATCCCACTGTGAATATTATTGACTATATTTTAGTTAATCATAGGGGATAGATATAAGATCATGTAGATAACCATCAGATTGGTTGCAAATAATATTTCCTATTTACAAATTTTAAACACGAATCATAATTCACTTATTCTGAGGTCGAAAGTATAGCTCAAATTTTGTactaaataattttcgaaaataaaatatagataCCGGTAGTCGTTGGAATTGGCTACATATTTCTTTATAAGACTTGTGCATACCGGTAACGCTAACTTCATTTGTCAAATATTTTAATCCATCTAATTCATACGTGGGTAAGTTGGATATAAACTGATATGCAAATTGTTCATCTtctattttcacctttttctgtCTTCCTCGCTTATCAGGTTCAATTTCACCAAATACAATATTTCTATGTAGTGCTCCATTTACTCTTTTACAACTAACGGCAATAGTATccaggaaaaattttttacaaacaatTTTTAGAGACCCATTTTCATCAGACAGTCTATATACCCTAGAATAAGTCCGCCTGGACTCTTCTTTTTTGGAATATCTTCTGTTAACATGCTTCAATTGAACGTGCTGTTTAATGAAGGTAGTTTTTTCCTCCCAAGGAATTTCGTAGTAAGTATTGAATAGTTTTTCGCGTCTTGCAGCGGAGATCACTTTTGCACATCCTTGTTGGCAGCCACAACATTTATTAACAAAAACTTTGGCAGGTACTAATTTTCCAGCAGCATTAACAAACTCTTGACCtgtattttttaaatgtttTCGCATTTCTCGGGAAGTTTTTTTCACTGATCTGGATGTCGACTCTCCAATTTCAACGCTCGGATCATTTAGATGGATATCAGGGCCCTTCTCTGTaatttgaaagtaaaaatcaTTGACAAAACCAATAAGCATTTCAAAATATCATGTATGCCAAATTCAATATGTAAAATAATGGACGTAAAGAAACACATcccataataatattaaataaactTGGTATGTGATACGAACATTAAGGACcaattgaagatttttttgttcaaggaGTAAATGCGGCGCTCCTTGTAATTTCGAATAATGAATTAGGTGGCGCTACACGTACAGTAGTGCAATGTTctttcaaacaattttactTATAAGCAAAACCACATTTGTCATTAGATCAAAGATCTGAACCGTAGAGTTAATCAAAAACTCCCAGAATATTCGGAGCAGCATGATAATATCTCTCGATTTGCATCGAGATTATCGGGGTTAGGCCCTTTCTGCACAACATCACGCGTTTGGTATTTGTGCTGCACTAGATCAATGACACCGATAATTATTCAAGGTAACACAAATTATCTTAAGCGTACCATTATGTAGTATATCCTGCTCGCGGAATTTTCCGTCATACGtatcataaaaattttctttcgttgtaTCTTCACTGATGGAAGCCATTTTGACGCATTAGCTACAGCGGCACCGCGCAGTCACAGTTCTCGAAAGTGGTCGCGTTCGCTAGTTGCGCAGGCACCGTTTTCAAATTATGAACGAATGGAGGAAATACATGCACTGAAAATACTTTCCTCgtagttttaaaaaatcgtgTATTAttagatgtatatgtatattatgacATGATTTCGAGGGCCTGCAATATCTTTTATCTTAGATTCCTAATTACTGTACAACGGAAGATTCAATATTCGTACTAGGTATAAACATATTTGATGTAATAAGATTTACATATCTGAAAGGTGATGAGAATTGATTAAGTGTAAATTCTTCGACAGCAAGACATCTTTGTCGGAGATTTCAATGAATCTTGAATTCAATACATTGTTAATCAGTTGAGACTGTCTCAGGCATATGCAGATCTGTTTTTTTCAGGAGTTATATTTCCTGTTATCAAATTCCCACAAGAAAGAACATGAAATCTTTATGAGCTCTGTCGTGAGAATTAGCACATCTCAACATCAACTTTGAAAACGTTTTTCATAATCAATATGCACATACATGTTTTTTACATAATACGTAGAATGCGAATAACAAAGTCATATTGCAATCTgttgtgataataataaataacatttcttgtaaaatatacaatataacaATCACATTCAAGTACGATATAATTGGTCGGTTTTCATTTCCGGCAATATACACTCAACAAATTCATTCGTTACACCGTGCTCCATGTGAGTTTGTATGTGCCGGCTCAAGTTCGATTTTTGTATAAACGATTTTTTGCAGATACGACACTTGTGTGGTTTCATTTTACTATGAGTTAACTCGTGTCGATTTAAACTCGACTTTCTAGTAAACGATTTACTGCATATGGTACAACCATATGGTTTAATACCAGCATGAAACTTCATGTGAACAGTCAGATGTGATTTTTGTCTGAAAAACTTTTGACAAACACCGCATTCATAGGATTTCTGTCCAGTATGAATTAAGGAGTGTACAGTCAATGCGGATTTCTGGGTAAATTTCCTGTTGCAAATGTTACATTCAAATGGTTTTTCACCTGTATGAACACTTATATGAACAGTCAAGTGGGAACTCTGGGAAAACTTCTTCTGACAAATGTTGCATTGGTACGGTCTAGTGCCGTTGTGTACCTGAGTGTGAGCTAGGAGTTTCGATTTTTGTATAAAAGACTTATTGCAATTCGGTTGGGGACACTTATGAGTTCTCTTTGCATAATGCCCTCTGGTATGACGTATCAAGTAGCTTTTTCTGACCCATTTTTTACAAAGTTCACATTGCGCCCTGTCTTCTTCTACCTCTTTTTCAGCTTGTGCAAAATCATTTGATTGTCCAGGCATAACATTTTCGGTGGAAGTACTTGACTGTTCTTGGTCAGAACGAACTGTGtacttgtaattattttccattacAGTGTTACTTTTTGAAACATCTCTATCGCAGTGAGTTGGAGGATCCTGCCACGATTTCATTAAAGaatcccacgaaaaaatgCTGCTCGATCTACCATTTCTGCAATTGAAATTGTTCTCCGACGATGTTTCATTATCTGCAAAATCATCCTTTGTTCCAAATCCAGTCTGAAACAACGAGCAAAATGTCAAAACTATGTAatgtaattatttgaatacAAAGTAATGTAGAACATATGGTGTTGTTACAAAATAAGTTGTTACTTCATGGCAAAACAATTTCCTTCTGCCTTTAGTTTGtacttacaattttttggtcCTGTGGCCGTATACATTCCTTAAGACGCCCAGCCTGTGTGCATCGAGAGAAAGTGTTAGTGTGAACAAGTTCCTCGCTGATATAAGGCAATTCTTCTTTGACGTATGGAGATGAAAACTGATCAACATACTCTTGACAATTGGAAGCGTGTTCCGTTGCCGGAGAGTCATTCTTAACTTTGAATCCTGTATCAATATTTGTTTCCATTACTATTCTGGTATAAAGGTACTCTATCTCATTGACCTCTCATTCCAAACAAGACAGTTTTAGGTTAGGGTCGCGCTGTTGTCTGAGACAGGATTTGCAGTTTTCATTTAGGATTCAGCCACAATTTACTGATTATTTGCATGCCCAAGGGCTCGAATTCATTCTATCTGTGGGTAtggatgaattttgaataatgatAGATGTAGATTTTGTATTTAAAAATGCGATTGGTATCTGTCACGTAGATATTTAAAGCCCGAGTTGTGCGCAAACATAACCACCAACAAGCCATTAATTGAATCTGTATACTACATGGCATATGGTATCAGAATATGATCCTCTCGTCATTGCACTACACAAATTAGTACTACTTGtcaatcaaaatacgtgagatcaACTCAATGAGTCATCAGATTGAAGATCTTTCATGTGCATAACTACTtcctgataattatttttgtacaTACATGGTATACATTGTGCTTGCAAGTTTTGCTTGGATTAACTTGCGTTAATGCTGTGGCGCGAAAGTTTTAAATACTTCAACTGTCAAAAGCAATCACAACCTTTCAAAACATTCgatatactttttttatttctgcaaAATGCCACTTTTAAGTAGGAAAATCCGCCAAATGTGTCTTTGAAAACTGTTGTTTTCTGTGTGCGCCTCGCCAATGAGTTGAATTCGCTGgttttataaggttcgaaccCCATGGCTCACTTCCCCTATGGTGTAGATACTACGAGTTCATCACCACTTGTTATCAGTGTTGgatagacgataaaaaaatacacagaAAACTGTTTACTGCAAGGGTTTTAGGATGGGGTTAGGTTTCTATTGAAATGACAAGGTCGGTAAAATTGATCCATGagttattgttgaaattggacCAGTCCAATTTATTAAAGTTT from Athalia rosae chromosome 1, iyAthRosa1.1, whole genome shotgun sequence carries:
- the LOC125502258 gene encoding zinc finger protein OZF-like codes for the protein METNIDTGFKVKNDSPATEHASNCQEYVDQFSSPYVKEELPYISEELVHTNTFSRCTQAGRLKECIRPQDQKITGFGTKDDFADNETSSENNFNCRNGRSSSIFSWDSLMKSWQDPPTHCDRDVSKSNTVMENNYKYTVRSDQEQSSTSTENVMPGQSNDFAQAEKEVEEDRAQCELCKKWVRKSYLIRHTRGHYAKRTHKCPQPNCNKSFIQKSKLLAHTQVHNGTRPYQCNICQKKFSQSSHLTVHISVHTGEKPFECNICNRKFTQKSALTVHSLIHTGQKSYECGVCQKFFRQKSHLTVHMKFHAGIKPYGCTICSKSFTRKSSLNRHELTHSKMKPHKCRICKKSFIQKSNLSRHIQTHMEHGVTNEFVECILPEMKTDQLYRT
- the LOC105690800 gene encoding uncharacterized protein LOC105690800 isoform X2, which translates into the protein MSSPINSSVASDLIKLSDPKNSTKNASMDDSSHHPRYKDDTSLTETSQQSRSYTHRSSIPSVGIQISPISIPENSVDEGTPESTISLKTERNSTEYLRSEDDSINSSMLSDREHMTATCMDILTDGDSDFLMKEKQDSSLLTIGNKNSHNAQRPVLSGDALNDLVSATQAFKEASQNQCELLRAQTSAINRLAAAIEDQNIMMRLCYHSIHENNCNNLVGNEKNPKK
- the LOC105690800 gene encoding uncharacterized protein LOC105690800 isoform X3 encodes the protein MSSPINSSVASDLIKLSDPKNSTKNASMDDSSHHPRYKDDTSLTETSQQSRSYTHRSSIPSVGIQISPISIPENSVDEGTPESTISLKTERNSTEYLRSEDDSINSSMLSDREHMTATCMDILTDGDSDFLMKEKQDSSLLTIGNKNSHNAQRPVLSGDALNDLVSATQAFKEASQNQFLPAEFFRQLQESGIRLTCH
- the LOC105690800 gene encoding uncharacterized protein LOC105690800 isoform X1 translates to MASISEDTTKENFYDTYDGKFREQDILHNEKGPDIHLNDPSVEIGESTSRSVKKTSREMRKHLKNTGQEFVNAAGKLVPAKVFVNKCCGCQQGCAKVISAARREKLFNTYYEIPWEEKTTFIKQHVQLKHVNRRYSKKEESRRTYSRVYRLSDENGSLKIVCKKFFLDTIAVSCKRVNGALHRNIVFGEIEPDKRGRQKKVKIEDEQFAYQFISNLPTYELDGLKYLTNEVSVTGMHKSYKEICSQFQRLPVSIFYFRKLFSTKFELYFRPQNK